In Flavobacterium endoglycinae, one DNA window encodes the following:
- a CDS encoding efflux RND transporter permease subunit, protein MKKFVQGLVAFSLKNSLIIFFFTAILLVAGIVSYIHTPIEAFPDVTNTRARIITQWPGRSAEEVEKFITLPISKQMNTIPKKAEVRSISLFGLSVVTVLFDDGVEDFYAQQYASNRLNGLDLPEGADVEIDPPSGATGEIFRYVIKSDLPIKEIKAIQDWVIERELVAVPGVADVVSFGGEEKMFEIKINPTELENYNLSALDVYEAVSKSNINVGGDVIKRGDQAYVVRGVGLINKVEDIGNILIETKGGAPVLVKHVAEVSISAKPRLGQVGLDGNDDVVEGIVVMLRGENPGEVIGRLKERLNELNERVLPDNVKIVPFIDRTELVNTTVKTVTKNLVEGILLVSLIVFIFLYNWRTSLIVATVIPLSFLFAIIMLRIQGLPANLISMGALDFGLLLEGTLVIVEQVFVSLEKKAHKVGMERFNAMSKMGLIKKSVGSVATYIFFALIILIVALMPIFSFTKVEGKMFSPLAFTLGYALLGSLILSLTYVPAMCKVMLTKNIVEKENMISRFFRTNLYNLFKWSTKHRKITIYSFLALLAVCCVRFAFYGSEFIPKLNEGAIYVRATLPNSINLDESVRLTKEMKAKIRKFEEVKFVLSQTGRPNDGTDPTGFFNIEFHIELKHKDEWKHDISKEELIAEIKKVLDVYPGIAFGFSQPIQDNVEEYVAGVKSPLAIKIFGSDLFQMEEMAAKVANSIKDVKGIEDINVYKNIGLPELRIQLDDEKMARYAVTTADAQAVIRMTIGGQAATKFYDDEKIFDITLRFEKEYRDSKEKIEGILIPTMNGKKVPLKEIATVEYKTGPTFIYREGNSRYIAVGFSIEGRDLGSTIEEAQKKVAAEVKLPKENVMKWAGEFESKERASKQLAMIVPVVLILILCLLYFNFGNFKDTMIAVSAMPYAFIGGFLSLWATGTVFGISAGIGFIILFGVSAIDSIVLIGMIKENMRAGMHLRDAISHGIYSRIRPIVMIALMGSLGLLPAALSTGMGSEVQKPLAIMIVGGLITCMILSLTVLPQVFYLVYRKKDISTYS, encoded by the coding sequence ATGAAAAAATTTGTACAAGGTCTGGTTGCTTTCTCCTTAAAAAACTCACTAATTATATTCTTTTTCACAGCCATTTTACTGGTAGCAGGAATTGTGAGTTACATTCACACACCCATAGAAGCATTTCCTGATGTAACGAATACAAGAGCCCGAATTATTACACAATGGCCGGGAAGAAGTGCCGAAGAAGTCGAAAAATTCATCACGCTTCCTATTTCCAAACAAATGAATACAATTCCGAAAAAGGCAGAAGTTCGTTCTATTTCTCTTTTCGGATTATCCGTTGTAACCGTTTTATTTGATGATGGAGTCGAAGATTTTTACGCACAGCAATACGCTTCAAACCGATTAAACGGATTGGATCTTCCAGAAGGAGCCGATGTTGAAATCGATCCGCCGTCTGGAGCAACGGGCGAAATTTTTAGATATGTCATTAAAAGTGATCTGCCAATTAAAGAAATCAAAGCCATTCAGGATTGGGTTATCGAAAGAGAATTGGTTGCTGTTCCGGGCGTTGCCGATGTAGTAAGTTTTGGTGGAGAAGAAAAAATGTTCGAAATCAAAATCAATCCAACCGAACTCGAAAATTACAATTTATCGGCATTAGACGTTTATGAAGCTGTTTCAAAAAGTAATATCAACGTAGGCGGAGATGTCATCAAACGAGGCGATCAAGCGTACGTGGTTCGAGGAGTTGGTTTAATTAATAAAGTTGAAGATATTGGTAATATTTTAATTGAAACAAAAGGCGGAGCTCCTGTTTTAGTAAAGCATGTAGCTGAAGTTTCCATTTCAGCAAAACCAAGATTAGGACAAGTTGGTCTAGACGGAAATGACGATGTTGTGGAAGGAATTGTAGTCATGCTTCGCGGAGAAAATCCAGGTGAAGTAATTGGCAGATTAAAAGAACGTTTGAATGAACTAAATGAAAGAGTACTTCCAGACAATGTTAAAATAGTGCCATTTATCGACCGTACCGAATTGGTTAATACAACCGTAAAAACAGTAACCAAAAATCTTGTTGAAGGTATTTTATTGGTTTCGTTAATCGTGTTTATTTTCCTTTACAACTGGCGAACTTCGCTGATTGTAGCAACTGTGATCCCGCTTTCGTTTTTGTTTGCGATTATCATGCTGCGAATTCAGGGACTGCCTGCGAATTTGATTTCTATGGGAGCGTTAGATTTTGGATTACTGCTCGAAGGTACGCTGGTAATTGTCGAACAAGTTTTTGTTTCGCTCGAAAAGAAAGCCCATAAAGTGGGAATGGAACGTTTTAACGCCATGAGTAAAATGGGATTAATCAAGAAAAGTGTAGGAAGCGTGGCAACTTATATTTTCTTTGCCCTTATTATTTTGATTGTGGCGCTAATGCCAATTTTCTCTTTCACAAAAGTAGAAGGAAAGATGTTCTCTCCCCTAGCCTTTACTTTGGGGTACGCCTTACTAGGTTCACTGATTTTATCACTTACTTACGTGCCTGCCATGTGTAAAGTGATGCTTACGAAAAATATTGTCGAAAAAGAAAACATGATTTCACGTTTCTTTAGAACCAATTTGTACAACCTTTTTAAATGGAGCACCAAACATCGAAAAATAACGATTTATTCTTTTCTAGCTTTATTAGCCGTTTGTTGTGTAAGATTTGCATTTTACGGCTCAGAATTTATTCCGAAGCTGAATGAAGGAGCCATTTACGTAAGAGCTACACTTCCGAATAGTATTAATTTGGATGAATCGGTGCGATTGACAAAAGAAATGAAAGCCAAAATCAGGAAGTTTGAAGAAGTAAAATTTGTGCTTTCGCAAACCGGAAGACCAAATGACGGAACTGACCCAACTGGATTTTTTAATATCGAATTCCATATAGAATTAAAACATAAAGACGAATGGAAACACGACATCAGTAAGGAAGAATTGATTGCAGAAATCAAAAAAGTACTCGATGTATATCCAGGAATTGCATTTGGTTTCAGCCAGCCAATACAGGATAATGTGGAAGAATATGTAGCAGGAGTTAAAAGTCCGCTGGCGATTAAGATTTTCGGAAGCGATCTTTTCCAAATGGAAGAAATGGCCGCAAAAGTCGCAAATTCGATTAAAGATGTAAAAGGAATTGAAGATATCAATGTCTATAAAAATATTGGATTGCCAGAATTAAGAATTCAGCTTGACGATGAAAAAATGGCACGTTATGCCGTTACTACTGCCGATGCTCAGGCCGTTATCAGAATGACGATTGGCGGACAAGCTGCTACCAAATTCTACGACGACGAAAAGATATTTGACATTACCCTGCGTTTTGAAAAAGAATATCGTGATTCTAAAGAAAAAATCGAAGGAATTTTGATTCCGACCATGAATGGTAAAAAAGTGCCCTTAAAAGAAATTGCAACCGTAGAATATAAAACAGGGCCAACATTTATTTACCGTGAAGGAAACAGCCGTTACATTGCTGTAGGATTTAGTATTGAAGGACGAGACTTAGGAAGCACCATCGAAGAAGCACAGAAAAAAGTAGCTGCCGAAGTGAAACTTCCTAAAGAAAATGTCATGAAATGGGCGGGCGAATTTGAAAGTAAAGAAAGAGCTTCCAAACAATTGGCAATGATTGTTCCTGTTGTACTTATCCTTATTTTATGTCTCCTGTATTTCAACTTTGGTAATTTCAAAGATACCATGATTGCTGTAAGCGCAATGCCGTATGCCTTTATTGGCGGATTCTTGTCACTTTGGGCAACAGGAACCGTTTTCGGAATTTCGGCTGGAATTGGATTTATCATTCTTTTTGGTGTCAGCGCGATTGACAGTATTGTACTCATCGGAATGATCAAAGAAAATATGCGCGCCGGAATGCATTTAAGAGATGCCATTTCGCACGGAATTTACAGTCGTATTCGTCCAATTGTCATGATTGCCTTAATGGGATCTTTAGGATTATTACCAGCGGCTTTATCAACAGGAATGGGTTCTGAAGTTCAAAAACCCCTAGCCATTATGATCGTAGGAGGATTAATAACCTGTATGATTCTTTCCTTAACAGTTTTACCGCAAGTTTTCTATCTGGTTTACCGCAAAAAAGATATAAGTACCTATTCATAA
- a CDS encoding efflux RND transporter periplasmic adaptor subunit translates to MKKFILLPILGLLLVYGCGKKEEVKKAQDEKFCIDKELKEKITIETVQKRSVSESINLTGNITYNGDHVVQFNSLVQGIITKTTFSLGDYVKKGQVLAEIKSTELNSMQSESRSLQSQITVAQRQLQSTKSMFEDGIASQKDLLQAQSELDVLKASLGNVRANLAMFSASSDRSVFQIKAPTEGYIVDKNISPGMQVTDETNSLFTISDLKEIWILVNVYTSNLKNISENMAVDVTTPAYPGEIFKGKINMMAKVFDADEHVLKARIVMDNRNLKLKPGMTADITIDKSTGGEALAAVPAKAAIFDNNRDYILIYKNDCTIETREINPVLKNNTWLYFDKGVKEGEMVITKNQLLIHERLKN, encoded by the coding sequence ATGAAGAAATTTATTTTACTCCCGATACTTGGGTTACTGCTCGTTTACGGATGTGGCAAGAAAGAAGAAGTTAAAAAAGCACAGGATGAAAAATTCTGCATCGATAAAGAATTAAAAGAAAAAATAACAATCGAAACTGTTCAAAAACGTTCTGTGAGCGAATCGATCAATCTTACGGGAAACATTACTTACAATGGCGATCATGTAGTTCAGTTTAACAGTCTTGTTCAAGGTATCATTACCAAAACTACATTCTCGTTAGGCGATTATGTAAAAAAAGGACAAGTGCTGGCAGAAATTAAAAGTACAGAATTGAACAGTATGCAGTCAGAAAGCAGATCATTGCAATCGCAGATTACGGTAGCCCAGCGCCAGCTGCAATCAACAAAATCAATGTTTGAGGATGGAATTGCTTCTCAAAAAGATTTACTGCAGGCACAAAGCGAATTAGATGTTTTAAAAGCTTCTTTAGGAAATGTAAGAGCCAATTTAGCGATGTTCAGCGCAAGCAGCGACAGATCTGTTTTTCAAATCAAAGCACCAACAGAAGGGTATATCGTAGATAAAAACATCAGTCCCGGAATGCAGGTTACAGATGAAACGAATTCGCTATTTACCATTTCTGATTTAAAAGAAATCTGGATTTTGGTAAATGTTTATACAAGCAATCTGAAAAACATCAGCGAAAATATGGCTGTTGACGTTACAACACCTGCTTATCCGGGAGAAATTTTCAAAGGAAAAATCAATATGATGGCAAAAGTTTTTGATGCCGACGAACATGTTCTAAAAGCACGAATTGTTATGGATAACCGCAATCTGAAACTAAAACCGGGAATGACCGCCGATATTACAATCGATAAAAGTACAGGTGGTGAAGCATTGGCAGCTGTTCCTGCAAAAGCCGCCATTTTCGATAATAACCGTGATTATATCTTAATCTATAAAAACGATTGTACAATCGAAACCAGAGAAATAAATCCAGTCTTAAAAAACAACACTTGGCTTTATTTTGATAAAGGCGTAAAAGAAGGCGAAATGGTGATTACTAAAAACCAGCTTCTGATTCACGAAAGATTAAAAAACTAA
- a CDS encoding TolC family protein has protein sequence MAQNATLNDTIVLSRKKAEAIFLEKNISIISEKLNIDIADAQVIQAKLWPNPTLTVGEINLWSNATAQQLPPLWGNYGRTQQVNAELEQLVQTAGKRKKMIAMEKVGVDIAKEYFKTFLRNLKIEFRNNLTELQYTQAQEAIYKKQLSSMQTLIKAYGNQVAQGNIGKAEYIRLKASELQFLKEISDLQKANNSLQQELKVLMNLPPTNYIKLTDEGFVPENKNIDDINLGNLMASAVENRPDMKVLKLGNDYNDIKYKYEKAVRTPDVTLGLSYDRGASLMNDFVGIGFSLDLPFFNRNKGNIKVAKLAIEQGKLATDEKTLTIQTEVLQAYQDLLVTKKLYDNVDASYEGDLDKLLEAYRKNFMQKNTSMLEYLDLVDAYLDNKTILLNSKKDLNNDLEELRYIAGEEIN, from the coding sequence ATGGCACAAAATGCTACTTTAAATGATACAATTGTCTTGTCTAGAAAAAAAGCCGAAGCTATATTTCTGGAAAAAAATATTTCTATTATTTCAGAAAAACTAAACATTGATATTGCCGACGCGCAGGTTATTCAGGCAAAATTATGGCCGAATCCTACGCTAACTGTTGGCGAAATCAATCTTTGGAGCAATGCCACTGCACAGCAACTGCCGCCGTTATGGGGAAATTACGGAAGAACGCAGCAAGTTAATGCTGAACTGGAACAATTAGTTCAGACTGCGGGAAAACGAAAAAAAATGATCGCCATGGAAAAAGTGGGCGTTGATATTGCCAAAGAATATTTCAAAACTTTTTTGCGAAATCTCAAAATTGAGTTTAGAAACAACCTGACTGAACTGCAATACACACAAGCTCAAGAAGCCATTTATAAAAAACAGCTTTCGTCTATGCAAACCTTGATTAAAGCCTATGGCAATCAGGTTGCACAAGGTAATATTGGCAAAGCCGAATACATTAGGCTAAAAGCATCTGAGCTTCAATTTTTAAAAGAAATCAGCGATTTGCAGAAAGCAAATAATTCGTTGCAGCAAGAACTTAAAGTTTTAATGAATCTTCCGCCAACAAATTATATCAAACTTACAGATGAAGGTTTTGTTCCCGAAAATAAAAATATCGACGATATCAATCTTGGAAATCTAATGGCATCGGCTGTAGAAAATCGTCCAGATATGAAAGTGCTCAAACTTGGAAATGACTACAACGACATTAAATACAAATACGAAAAAGCAGTACGAACTCCAGATGTTACGCTTGGCTTAAGTTACGACCGTGGAGCAAGTTTGATGAATGATTTTGTGGGTATTGGTTTTTCATTGGATCTGCCGTTTTTTAATAGAAATAAAGGAAATATAAAAGTCGCAAAACTCGCTATTGAGCAAGGTAAATTAGCTACAGATGAAAAAACGCTGACCATACAAACAGAAGTTTTACAAGCGTATCAGGATTTACTGGTTACCAAAAAACTTTATGATAACGTTGATGCCAGTTATGAAGGTGATTTGGATAAACTATTAGAAGCTTATCGAAAAAATTTCATGCAAAAAAACACAAGCATGCTCGAATATCTTGATCTTGTTGATGCGTATCTGGACAACAAAACCATTTTGTTAAACTCTAAAAAAGACCTCAACAATGACCTTGAAGAACTCCGTTACATAGCGGGTGAAGAAATCAATTAA
- a CDS encoding sensor histidine kinase: MKIRNRFTLISSLTFSVVFVIASLITYFSFYSYSEKIVYNELQKTCLLTGIFYLEKDELPENQHLIIGQQFRENSLEIVTRVYNKENQIVYGDKTLDNNINKTRLDYIRKNRKLSFKSKHHFYFGSYYHDNQGDFVVFVKKNDTDFKTMTDRLLIIMILVLISGLVSIYLVSRVLSNLAYSPIKNIINQVNEIQASSLDKQIVSPNTKDDVQELIETYNNLLKRLSDTFIIQKNFINYVSHEFKTPLTAISGNLEVFAQKDRTSAEYKEMSQKVLENVYQIEDTMNTLMMLSGLRDNMELNEIFRVDELVWDINDQLSASYHLKGQIQIALEVGNDKLLSIQGNSNEIKIALFNIIENAVKYSEGNPIKISLLEQNQQLKIVVEDQGKGISEDDLQFIKQTFYRGKNVSDIKGSGIGLTLANVIFKQNNIEFTITSKKGAGTTVTLVFPKL; the protein is encoded by the coding sequence ATGAAAATCCGTAATCGCTTTACTTTAATTTCTTCTTTGACATTCAGTGTTGTGTTTGTCATTGCTTCGCTGATCACGTATTTTTCTTTCTACAGTTATTCCGAAAAAATCGTGTATAACGAATTGCAGAAAACCTGTTTACTGACAGGTATTTTCTATTTAGAAAAAGACGAACTTCCAGAAAACCAGCATTTAATTATCGGACAGCAATTCCGTGAAAATTCACTTGAAATTGTAACTCGCGTTTACAATAAAGAGAACCAGATTGTCTACGGAGATAAAACTTTAGACAACAATATCAATAAAACTCGGCTGGATTATATTAGAAAAAACAGAAAACTAAGTTTTAAATCCAAACATCATTTTTATTTCGGAAGTTATTACCATGACAATCAAGGAGATTTTGTGGTTTTCGTTAAAAAAAATGACACCGATTTCAAAACCATGACCGATCGATTATTGATCATCATGATTTTGGTTTTAATTTCGGGATTAGTCAGTATTTATTTGGTCAGCCGAGTACTTTCTAATTTGGCTTACAGTCCGATCAAAAATATTATCAATCAGGTTAATGAGATTCAGGCTTCGTCGTTAGACAAACAAATTGTTTCTCCGAATACCAAAGACGATGTTCAGGAATTGATTGAAACGTATAACAATCTGCTGAAAAGACTTTCGGATACTTTTATCATTCAGAAAAACTTCATCAATTATGTTTCGCATGAGTTCAAAACGCCTTTAACTGCCATTTCTGGAAACCTTGAAGTTTTTGCCCAAAAAGACAGAACCAGCGCCGAGTATAAAGAAATGTCTCAGAAAGTGTTAGAAAACGTTTATCAAATCGAAGACACGATGAATACTTTAATGATGCTTTCGGGTCTTCGCGACAATATGGAACTCAACGAAATTTTTAGAGTCGACGAATTGGTTTGGGACATTAACGATCAATTGTCTGCCAGTTATCATTTAAAAGGGCAAATCCAAATTGCGTTAGAAGTTGGCAATGACAAATTGCTTTCGATACAAGGAAATTCAAACGAAATCAAAATTGCATTATTTAATATCATCGAAAATGCGGTTAAATATTCAGAAGGAAATCCTATAAAAATCAGCTTATTAGAACAAAATCAGCAGTTAAAAATTGTGGTTGAAGATCAAGGAAAAGGCATCAGCGAAGACGATCTTCAATTCATCAAACAAACCTTTTACAGAGGTAAAAATGTAAGCGATATTAAAGGAAGCGGCATTGGTTTGACTTTAGCCAATGTAATTTTCAAACAAAATAATATCGAGTTTACCATTACATCCAAAAAAGGCGCTGGAACCACGGTAACACTGGTTTTCCCGAAACTCTAA
- a CDS encoding response regulator transcription factor: MNVLLIEDDKRISEFIIKGLEENNFTVHLAETGEMARDLVQENTWDIILMDIMLPGIDGIQLTKLMRFKKIHTPILMLSALSNTDDKVTALDSGADDYLVKPFHFKELISRVNALTRRTKFNYNEPETLYTCGTLTINPDEHKVTENNELIDLSPREYKLLLYLLENRNKVMSRTQILTAVWGINYDNNTNVVDVYISYLRNKIEHNHKFIHTIKGIGYMLKE, from the coding sequence ATGAATGTTTTACTCATTGAAGATGATAAACGCATCAGCGAATTTATTATAAAAGGTTTAGAAGAAAACAACTTTACCGTGCATCTTGCCGAAACGGGCGAAATGGCGCGCGACCTTGTTCAGGAAAACACTTGGGATATTATCCTGATGGATATTATGCTTCCGGGAATCGATGGTATTCAGCTGACGAAATTAATGCGTTTTAAAAAGATTCATACGCCTATTTTAATGCTCAGCGCCTTGAGTAATACCGATGATAAAGTTACCGCACTAGATTCTGGTGCCGATGATTATCTTGTAAAACCTTTTCATTTTAAAGAACTGATTTCGAGAGTAAATGCACTTACGCGAAGAACTAAATTCAATTACAACGAACCCGAAACTTTATACACCTGCGGAACTTTAACGATCAATCCGGACGAGCATAAAGTCACCGAAAATAACGAACTGATCGATCTTTCACCAAGAGAATACAAACTGCTTTTGTATCTATTAGAAAACCGAAATAAAGTCATGTCTCGAACTCAGATTCTAACAGCAGTTTGGGGAATTAATTATGACAATAACACTAATGTTGTCGATGTGTATATTTCGTATTTAAGAAACAAAATCGAACACAATCATAAGTTCATTCACACCATAAAAGGAATCGGTTACATGCTAAAAGAATAA
- a CDS encoding type 1 glutamine amidotransferase domain-containing protein: MKKNIAILATNGFEESELASPKAYLEEQGWNADIVSLKSGTIKAWKDGNWSNEYNVDVVLDEANEADYDALVLPGGVINPDSLRREEAAVNFVRSFFESKKPVAAICHGPQILVDADVLEGRKVTSFFSVKNDLKNAGAQWEDSEVVVDNGLVTSRNPNDLPAFNKKMVEEIKEGIHERQRV, encoded by the coding sequence ATGAAAAAGAATATAGCCATATTAGCCACAAACGGTTTTGAAGAATCAGAATTAGCATCTCCAAAAGCCTATCTGGAAGAGCAAGGTTGGAATGCCGATATCGTTAGTTTGAAATCAGGAACGATCAAAGCTTGGAAAGACGGAAATTGGAGCAACGAATATAATGTTGACGTAGTTTTAGATGAGGCAAATGAAGCCGATTACGATGCTTTGGTTCTGCCGGGTGGAGTTATAAATCCGGATTCATTAAGAAGAGAAGAAGCAGCAGTAAATTTTGTACGTTCGTTTTTTGAAAGTAAAAAGCCAGTAGCGGCAATTTGTCACGGACCTCAAATTCTGGTAGATGCCGATGTTTTGGAAGGTCGAAAAGTAACTTCGTTTTTCTCTGTTAAAAACGATTTGAAAAACGCTGGAGCACAATGGGAAGACTCAGAAGTTGTTGTAGACAATGGATTAGTAACCAGCCGAAACCCTAATGATTTGCCTGCTTTTAATAAAAAAATGGTGGAAGAAATTAAAGAAGGTATACACGAGCGTCAGAGAGTCTAA
- a CDS encoding GIY-YIG nuclease family protein: MLNPQLGYHTYYVYIITNEHRTSFYIGVTNNLRKRLAQHKENIDLNISSFAAKYNIQFLVYYEKFTWIQEAIAREKELKKWRRDKKIELIRGFNETFEFLNFHFE, from the coding sequence ATGTTAAATCCTCAACTTGGCTATCATACTTATTACGTCTACATTATAACAAATGAACATCGCACTTCTTTTTATATCGGAGTTACTAATAACTTAAGAAAAAGACTTGCACAGCATAAAGAAAATATAGATTTAAATATTAGCAGTTTTGCAGCAAAATATAATATTCAGTTTTTAGTTTATTATGAAAAATTCACATGGATACAAGAAGCAATCGCACGAGAAAAAGAATTGAAGAAATGGCGAAGAGATAAAAAGATTGAATTGATAAGAGGTTTTAATGAAACTTTTGAATTTCTTAATTTTCATTTTGAATGA
- a CDS encoding DUF4359 domain-containing protein, translated as MKKWNIILIVFAVIILTAVLTNPSSEEHKQAVKSVINQVVQNSISENGSDMEKLGILFGSSLAEKLIENSVARDNYILFSITKITWQGKSKSIGYGLFGNVFISEKVNKAFNNDEINSYKNTSEAVDTMAVSVDSMAIE; from the coding sequence ATGAAAAAATGGAATATTATACTTATAGTTTTTGCTGTTATCATTTTGACAGCAGTTTTAACTAACCCAAGTAGTGAAGAACATAAACAAGCTGTAAAATCAGTAATAAATCAAGTTGTTCAGAATTCTATCTCAGAAAATGGCTCTGATATGGAAAAATTAGGAATTTTGTTTGGAAGTTCTTTGGCAGAAAAGTTAATTGAGAATTCTGTAGCTAGAGACAATTATATACTATTTTCAATTACTAAAATTACATGGCAAGGCAAAAGCAAAAGTATTGGATATGGTCTATTTGGAAATGTTTTTATTTCTGAAAAAGTAAATAAAGCATTTAATAATGATGAAATAAACAGCTATAAAAATACTTCAGAAGCAGTTGATACTATGGCTGTCAGTGTAGACTCAATGGCTATAGAATAA
- a CDS encoding DUF6161 domain-containing protein, giving the protein MKHSDFKKEYKSLSDDNIIRDQVYTIKIPKENFEGTYDLIGLHKFVEEQNENWNNFNFNNYFKDSTNFFSKLLLTIENVVLKKFVNPIEVNREINKILNTAKNTILLANSPKVIFLTNLNNKYPELFNGAFDGFTENIQSNNIVNKNYLKGLIASTNFEIADLDILSLKESEEISFSTIRNKYQQDNNDDRENFEELFNNSKQKSEDEIENLKNITIEWNETFSKNFSEWTDKVKTEISTSEKAAKRLLKKSLATKIELEQTYREQMKFQVPAEYWKQRATELNIEGHKFMRWLITLVIVGATMLFLLLWLTPEDMLESIFSKEPVRAIRWSIIFVTFISFLFFGIQAVKKAMFSSFHLARDAEEREKLTVFYLSLIKDSTITQEDRSLVLQSLFCRADTGMLKDDGNPTMPGIFDKIKS; this is encoded by the coding sequence ATGAAACATTCAGATTTTAAAAAAGAATATAAAAGTTTATCTGATGACAATATAATTCGTGATCAAGTTTATACTATTAAAATTCCTAAAGAAAATTTTGAAGGGACATACGATTTAATAGGACTTCATAAATTTGTTGAGGAACAAAATGAAAATTGGAATAATTTCAACTTCAATAATTATTTTAAAGATTCTACAAATTTCTTCTCCAAATTATTACTTACAATAGAAAATGTAGTCCTAAAGAAATTTGTTAATCCTATAGAAGTAAATAGAGAAATAAATAAAATTTTAAATACCGCAAAGAATACAATTTTGCTAGCCAACTCACCTAAAGTTATTTTTTTAACAAATCTTAATAATAAATATCCTGAACTTTTCAATGGTGCTTTTGATGGCTTTACTGAAAACATTCAGTCAAACAATATAGTAAACAAAAATTATTTAAAGGGATTAATAGCCTCTACAAATTTTGAAATTGCAGATTTAGATATCCTTTCATTGAAAGAAAGTGAAGAAATATCTTTTTCGACAATTAGGAATAAATACCAACAAGATAATAATGATGATAGAGAAAATTTTGAAGAGCTATTTAATAATTCAAAACAAAAATCTGAAGATGAAATAGAGAATTTGAAAAATATTACAATAGAATGGAATGAAACTTTTTCAAAAAACTTTTCTGAATGGACTGATAAAGTAAAAACTGAAATTAGTACAAGTGAAAAAGCTGCAAAAAGGCTGTTAAAAAAATCTTTAGCTACTAAAATAGAATTAGAACAAACTTATCGTGAACAAATGAAATTTCAAGTTCCCGCTGAATATTGGAAACAGAGAGCTACTGAATTAAATATTGAAGGACATAAATTTATGCGATGGCTAATTACTCTAGTGATAGTAGGTGCAACTATGCTTTTCCTTTTGTTATGGCTCACACCTGAAGATATGTTAGAAAGTATTTTTTCAAAAGAACCTGTTCGAGCTATAAGATGGTCAATTATTTTTGTAACATTCATTTCTTTTCTCTTTTTTGGAATTCAAGCTGTAAAAAAAGCAATGTTTTCTAGTTTTCATCTAGCTAGAGATGCTGAAGAAAGAGAAAAACTTACTGTTTTTTATTTATCTTTAATAAAGGATAGTACAATTACACAGGAAGATAGAAGCTTGGTTTTACAATCTCTATTTTGCCGAGCAGATACTGGAATGTTAAAAGATGACGGAAATCCAACTATGCCTGGCATATTTGATAAAATTAAAAGTTAA